Proteins encoded within one genomic window of Hahella chejuensis KCTC 2396:
- the rimI gene encoding ribosomal protein S18-alanine N-acetyltransferase, with product MIDQKSGLAFRLMTEADLPLVLINERGAYSHPWTEGVFKECLTGVSECWVAMYKDELVGHAVTSMVIDEAHLLNLCVARDLQGNGMGLSFMAFLLERFRTQNMAELFLEVRASNTAAVHLYRKLGFNEIGYRKAYYPSSDGREDAIVMSMKLGREE from the coding sequence ATGATTGATCAAAAATCCGGCCTAGCTTTCAGATTAATGACCGAAGCGGACTTACCCTTAGTCTTAATTAATGAGCGTGGCGCTTATTCTCACCCTTGGACTGAAGGCGTTTTTAAAGAGTGTCTGACGGGGGTCTCTGAATGCTGGGTCGCTATGTATAAAGATGAGTTGGTTGGGCATGCGGTGACATCTATGGTTATAGACGAAGCGCACTTGCTTAATCTATGTGTCGCGCGCGATTTACAAGGGAACGGCATGGGGTTGTCCTTCATGGCGTTTTTGCTGGAGCGCTTTCGTACGCAAAATATGGCGGAACTGTTTTTAGAGGTGCGTGCTAGCAACACTGCAGCCGTGCATTTGTACAGAAAATTGGGCTTTAATGAAATTGGCTATCGAAAGGCCTATTATCCCTCCTCCGATGGTCGCGAAGACGCCATCGTGATGTCGATGAAGTTGGGGCGCGAAGAGTGA